The DNA window TGAGGTGTCAACGGACCCGCAGTCGACAGATTCCAAATATGAGAAGTGTATCACAGTTAGCCGACCAAAAGAAGACGAATCAGGGTCGCGCACTCAGGCAATTCCTTTAGCTCTCATTATGTGACATTTTTTAAGATGATTTTATGCTATGATAATACAGTTACTTGCCCGTAAGATATGAATCCGAGTCAAACGCTCATCGAAGCTTCGAAAACAGATCACTGGCTAGAGAAACGGAGGGGCACTAGCAGTGATAGTGAAATGATAGCAAAAAAAGTGGGCGACAGTTACTAGATTGGTGGGGAAGTTGTTCAACTTCTAACGGAGAACATCCCCAAACTATTTACTCGTGTT is part of the Necator americanus strain Aroian chromosome V, whole genome shotgun sequence genome and encodes:
- a CDS encoding hypothetical protein (NECATOR_CHRV.G19605.T1), with protein sequence MTATTTFGNKYQSETLFVVGKYAVFQWPNKTLLCQRTRSRQIPNMRSVSQLADQKKTNQGRALRQFL